Part of the Terriglobales bacterium genome is shown below.
GGCTCCGCCCCCCATAGAGGGCATCGCCTGGAACTTCCGGTAGAGGTCCTGGGCCATGGAAGCGGTTCTGTGGTGTGCCGGCCTACGTGGCTGCGGAGAGCGTCGCCTCGCGGCTTCGGATCAGCTCAATACTTCTTCTGCGCCGGCGAGGCCGAGTAGCCGGGAGTCTCCGTCGACGCGCTGGAAGCGGCCGTCGGAGCCGCCGAATACGCCGCTGCGGACGCGGACGCAGCCGACGTTCCCACCGACGCTTCCCGCTTGGATGCGGTCTTCGCCCCTTCCTTCTGGATGTCGATCGCGCCCTTGAAGAATGCGCCGTCCTCGATGATGATGCGCTGGGTGAAGATGTCGCCCACCAACACCGCGGACTTCTTCAGCTCCACCCGCTCCGTGCCCTTGATGTTGCCGTCCACCTTGCCGTGCACCACCACGTCCCTGGCATTGATGTGGGCGCGCACT
Proteins encoded:
- a CDS encoding polymer-forming cytoskeletal protein yields the protein MPKATDNFRAEVAHIGKTVLVKGELSGTEDLYLDGEVEGSIELRDHSLVVGPHGRVRAHINARDVVVHGKVDGNIKGTERVELKKSAVLVGDIFTQRIIIEDGAFFKGAIDIQKEGAKTASKREASVGTSAASASAAAYSAAPTAASSASTETPGYSASPAQKKY